A single region of the Vagococcus teuberi genome encodes:
- the ftsL gene encoding cell division protein FtsL, translating into MSLPEKHSQFTYDESPVNSPSKEKGKLEEVKLPMMPPSKLKKVTKLEKFVFVAFVGTFLCLAVATIRMTTYINREEEAISSIQAEKQQMQQDIETLDQEKNELQRTERLKKVAESAGMQMHDENIRKIK; encoded by the coding sequence ATGTCTTTGCCAGAAAAGCATAGCCAATTTACATATGACGAATCTCCAGTTAACTCACCTAGTAAGGAGAAAGGCAAATTAGAAGAAGTAAAACTTCCAATGATGCCTCCTAGTAAATTAAAAAAAGTAACGAAATTAGAGAAATTTGTATTTGTGGCTTTTGTTGGAACGTTTTTATGTTTAGCAGTGGCAACTATTCGGATGACAACCTATATTAATCGTGAAGAAGAGGCAATCTCGTCTATTCAAGCTGAAAAACAACAAATGCAGCAGGATATTGAAACGCTCGATCAGGAAAAAAATGAGCTACAACGGACTGAACGTTTGAAAAAAGTTGCAGAAAGTGCAGGAATGCAAATGCATGATGAGAATATAAGGAAAATCAAATGA